One Streptomyces sp. R28 DNA window includes the following coding sequences:
- a CDS encoding plasmid mobilization relaxosome protein MobC translates to MNDAEFKRFTDAAAYCDMSNAAFLAYAVDKAARDLTRTAAEIATEREVIDELFAARRHLGRIHGLFNQVAKALNSGADAPQLGAAAKAILRAASRMEDAADALLAHRDGGAPE, encoded by the coding sequence ATGAACGACGCAGAGTTCAAGCGATTCACCGACGCCGCCGCCTACTGCGACATGTCCAACGCCGCGTTCCTCGCCTACGCCGTCGACAAGGCAGCCCGCGACTTGACCCGTACCGCCGCCGAGATCGCCACCGAACGGGAAGTCATCGACGAGCTGTTCGCTGCCCGCCGCCACTTGGGTCGCATACACGGCCTGTTCAACCAGGTCGCCAAGGCCCTCAACTCCGGCGCCGATGCACCCCAACTCGGCGCTGCGGCGAAGGCCATACTCCGCGCGGCCAGCCGCATGGAGGATGCCGCCGATGCCCTGCTCGCCCACCGCGACGGCGGCGCCCCGGAGTGA